From the genome of Sphingobacterium kitahiroshimense, one region includes:
- a CDS encoding DEAD/DEAH box helicase yields MANSMETGEYYNIISKELNQIIEEYKFNNYKNQIAARKMSVDFTRTYSESYLWDRALYLSTNGCNLLHSGTDLKTAINSIKIAAEIFEDLSEVSEVYDRDYCLILSALCFDISGYQANAVCLVRKTDNYLLTTEMEVELDLDNYIIAQIRRILLKQIYDARAKINNDVSEDIGLKIFNKAIASWFETILNGTENNYSIEVNECYLYFLKEGNIYLSQLLFLIRARVRTYSERSIWENLKVVKDIGINTIWNKYIKLQTYDIYNRDKIKESEKRLSKFEFWISQLRALDAGILSTRDSYVIQMPTSAGKTFIAELAILNSLIEEPDRKCIYVAPFRALTNEKEVELADYLSKLGYSVSSLSGSYEIDEFQEMILEDTNVLIATPEKIDLLLRVNPGYFESISIMVVDEGHIVGEISSRASLLEFLIIRLKIHVPSLRTIFISAVMPPENADEYSMWLNGTAGRVVRSKLFPDSGVDETWEPTKKWIGRFDWVGNNGTITYKDINTENEDTRIKSNAFVPSIIKIKQYENTYPRKNNKGDTCASIAFELSKDGNCLVFCSQPRYTKSVGNSILSILEKLPEETTPLVLRINRNKESYFFAKKWFGEESHVTRCIERGIGIHYGDMPEAVRRAVETDYSDGKLRILIATNTVGQGLNFPIKYIIIHSTIISTEVDENKKLIINKVSNRDFWNLVGRAGRAGKETEGQVIFVIKSHTDNISYEEYSEKANIEPAFSMFFNVLNALIEKRINGSLYEQYMSSLAEPYLLSLLAEEVIGDLNAESAIEQVLNNSLFKVQADKRNIDITPIRNSFTRIMASIEEEVPDDLLRIFSETGFAVKSNLAIRNFILTKEELLFIIATDDYLWMLAMIFELFHNGEIEEVTSYKLDKITGGPKDYLTIANGWITGAEIENLIIDWEDISDKPEHLHILLSEGFYFRYAWGISAFLTILTHLLHVEEMPDGIKNLSSFLKYGLNNSTACLARSIGIKNRDISLRLSDISGNLNGRNFIKWIANLTNEDIDEFNFNTYDAQNILTTAFKLSPNKFDGTPETFSFWIKGVFFNEERRNASLNVTIGDILNYNREPNNDFDPFAIKITDLWPDDLGYVPREFSKLISVEIDINQIDYLVEVLEVLPQENYNDILVRMTRN; encoded by the coding sequence ATGGCAAATAGCATGGAGACTGGGGAATATTACAACATAATTTCAAAAGAACTGAATCAGATAATAGAAGAGTACAAATTCAATAACTATAAGAATCAGATAGCGGCGAGAAAAATGAGTGTAGACTTCACTCGAACTTATTCTGAATCTTACTTATGGGATAGGGCCTTGTATTTATCAACCAATGGTTGCAATTTATTGCATTCAGGAACTGACCTGAAAACAGCAATCAATTCCATTAAAATTGCCGCGGAAATTTTTGAGGATCTTAGTGAAGTAAGTGAGGTATATGATAGAGACTATTGCCTAATTCTATCTGCATTATGCTTTGACATTTCGGGTTATCAGGCAAATGCAGTATGCCTGGTAAGAAAAACCGATAACTACCTGCTGACAACCGAAATGGAAGTTGAGCTTGATTTAGATAACTACATCATTGCTCAGATCAGACGTATCCTATTAAAACAGATTTACGATGCAAGAGCGAAAATTAATAATGATGTTAGCGAAGATATTGGACTCAAAATTTTCAACAAGGCAATTGCCAGTTGGTTTGAAACCATTCTCAACGGAACTGAAAATAACTATTCTATAGAGGTGAACGAATGTTATCTATACTTCCTGAAGGAAGGTAACATTTATCTTTCCCAGTTATTATTTCTTATCAGAGCTAGGGTAAGAACATACAGTGAACGATCTATATGGGAAAATTTAAAAGTTGTAAAAGACATAGGCATAAATACCATCTGGAATAAATATATCAAACTGCAGACCTACGATATTTACAACAGAGACAAAATAAAAGAGTCAGAAAAAAGACTATCAAAGTTTGAATTTTGGATTTCGCAACTAAGGGCACTGGATGCAGGGATTTTGTCTACTAGGGATAGCTATGTTATCCAAATGCCAACCAGTGCAGGTAAAACATTTATAGCAGAACTCGCAATCCTAAATTCATTAATTGAGGAACCGGATAGGAAATGTATATATGTTGCACCATTTAGGGCATTAACAAATGAAAAGGAAGTTGAACTTGCTGATTACCTCTCCAAACTAGGCTATTCAGTGTCTTCACTTTCTGGAAGTTACGAAATAGACGAATTCCAAGAGATGATATTGGAAGACACAAATGTATTAATCGCAACACCGGAAAAGATTGATCTGTTATTGAGAGTCAACCCTGGATATTTCGAGTCAATATCGATAATGGTAGTTGATGAGGGACACATTGTAGGTGAGATTTCATCTCGTGCAAGCCTTTTGGAATTTCTCATAATACGTTTAAAAATTCACGTACCTTCTTTAAGAACCATTTTCATATCAGCGGTGATGCCTCCTGAAAATGCGGATGAATATTCGATGTGGCTGAACGGTACTGCTGGACGCGTCGTTAGGTCTAAACTATTTCCTGACAGTGGTGTTGATGAAACATGGGAGCCAACAAAAAAGTGGATTGGGAGATTCGACTGGGTAGGTAATAATGGTACAATCACTTACAAGGATATTAATACCGAAAATGAAGACACCAGGATCAAAAGCAATGCCTTTGTACCAAGTATCATTAAGATAAAACAATATGAGAATACTTACCCAAGAAAAAACAATAAAGGTGATACTTGTGCTAGTATTGCTTTTGAATTGTCAAAAGATGGGAATTGTCTTGTATTTTGTTCCCAACCACGCTATACTAAATCAGTCGGGAATTCAATACTAAGCATACTAGAAAAGTTGCCCGAAGAGACCACCCCATTAGTATTAAGGATTAATCGTAATAAAGAGTCTTACTTCTTTGCTAAGAAATGGTTTGGCGAAGAGTCACACGTTACAAGGTGTATTGAAAGAGGGATTGGTATACATTATGGAGATATGCCAGAGGCTGTACGTCGAGCTGTAGAAACAGACTATTCCGACGGGAAACTGCGGATTCTTATTGCGACAAATACCGTCGGACAAGGATTGAACTTCCCAATCAAATACATTATCATCCATAGCACAATCATAAGCACCGAGGTTGACGAGAATAAGAAATTAATAATTAATAAAGTTAGTAACCGAGACTTCTGGAACCTTGTAGGAAGAGCTGGTAGAGCTGGTAAAGAAACTGAAGGTCAGGTGATATTTGTAATAAAAAGTCATACGGATAATATATCCTATGAGGAATATTCTGAGAAGGCCAACATTGAACCTGCTTTTAGCATGTTTTTTAATGTACTGAATGCACTTATTGAGAAAAGAATAAATGGCAGTCTTTACGAACAATATATGTCTTCACTGGCTGAGCCATATTTACTAAGTTTACTTGCTGAAGAAGTAATAGGAGATCTTAATGCAGAAAGCGCGATTGAACAGGTTCTTAATAATAGTCTCTTCAAAGTTCAGGCTGATAAGAGAAATATAGACATTACTCCGATCAGAAATTCGTTTACAAGAATTATGGCAAGTATTGAAGAAGAGGTTCCTGATGATTTGTTAAGGATCTTTAGCGAAACTGGATTTGCAGTAAAAAGCAATCTAGCAATACGTAATTTTATATTAACTAAAGAAGAGTTGTTATTCATTATCGCTACTGATGATTATCTATGGATGCTGGCTATGATTTTTGAACTATTTCACAATGGAGAAATAGAAGAAGTTACGTCCTATAAATTGGATAAAATAACTGGAGGCCCGAAAGACTATTTAACTATTGCTAATGGCTGGATAACTGGTGCCGAGATTGAAAACCTTATTATAGATTGGGAGGATATTTCTGACAAACCAGAACACCTGCATATTTTGTTATCAGAGGGTTTTTATTTTAGATATGCATGGGGTATTTCTGCATTCCTTACAATACTTACGCATCTTCTTCATGTAGAAGAAATGCCTGATGGAATTAAAAACCTATCGAGTTTTCTTAAGTATGGATTAAATAACTCAACAGCATGTTTGGCACGATCAATTGGTATTAAGAACCGTGATATTTCACTTAGATTATCTGATATATCCGGTAATCTGAATGGTAGAAACTTTATCAAATGGATTGCAAACCTTACGAATGAAGATATTGATGAATTCAATTTCAATACTTATGATGCTCAAAATATACTGACAACGGCATTTAAACTAAGCCCTAATAAATTTGATGGCACTCCTGAAACATTTAGTTTCTGGATTAAGGGAGTTTTCTTTAACGAAGAGCGTAGAAATGCAAGCCTTAATGTAACTATAGGAGATATTCTTAACTACAACAGGGAGCCCAATAATGATTTTGATCCCTTTGCTATAAAAATTACAGACTTGTGGCCTGACGACTTAGGATATGTTCCAAGGGAATTTTCAAAACTCATATCCGTTGAAATCGACATCAATCAAATAGATTACTTAGTTGAAGTACTCGAAGTATTACCACAGGAAAATTATAACGATATTTTAGTAAGAATGACCCGTAATTAA
- a CDS encoding DUF2971 domain-containing protein, giving the protein MGYKFGFNSYNFDIKQENYDKYYLFRYFPSLNRLESFLTKGIYMTRADKFSDQLECVDFNNLVEISKRKNVVSLLPEHNPHMDIGDLQNYINKTINELDEIAVNINNEQQKYHISCWYISQNQIENELMWKSYGTDHNNKQKGFLIRISLKDLMSNMIMLKKLNPELSSIVFGSVAYYDFNNEKNIQKIKYTGFRKHSAFKDESEFRLIYKNENLPIKDDIFLKLSKSFYNDISIIAHPDYDLNDYHKIRRKIETDFEQSVQISELYIWYKLKNRLQAKDKLVTQ; this is encoded by the coding sequence ATGGGGTATAAATTCGGATTTAATAGTTACAACTTTGATATTAAACAAGAGAACTATGATAAGTATTATTTATTCAGATATTTCCCTTCGTTAAATAGATTGGAGAGCTTTTTAACGAAGGGAATTTATATGACTAGAGCTGATAAATTCTCTGACCAATTAGAATGTGTAGATTTTAACAATTTAGTTGAGATTAGCAAAAGAAAGAATGTTGTTAGTTTATTGCCAGAACACAATCCACATATGGATATTGGAGATCTACAAAATTACATTAATAAAACAATCAACGAGTTGGATGAAATAGCTGTCAATATTAATAATGAACAGCAGAAATACCATATTTCATGTTGGTATATATCTCAAAATCAAATCGAAAATGAATTAATGTGGAAATCATATGGCACTGATCATAACAATAAGCAAAAAGGATTTTTGATTAGGATAAGTTTAAAAGATTTAATGTCGAACATGATTATGTTAAAAAAATTAAACCCTGAACTTTCCAGCATTGTTTTTGGATCAGTAGCATATTACGATTTCAATAATGAAAAAAATATTCAAAAGATTAAGTACACCGGTTTTAGAAAACATTCTGCATTTAAAGACGAAAGTGAGTTTAGACTTATTTATAAGAACGAAAACCTTCCAATCAAGGATGATATTTTTTTAAAACTGTCAAAATCATTTTACAATGATATTAGTATAATTGCACACCCGGACTATGATCTTAATGATTATCATAAAATAAGGCGAAAAATTGAGACTGATTTCGAACAAAGCGTACAAATTTCAGAATTGTACATTTGGTATAAGTTGAAAAATAGGCTTCAGGCAAAAGATAAATTAGTTACTCAGTAA
- a CDS encoding SusC/RagA family TonB-linked outer membrane protein, translated as MNIIIQYIVKFWDYLRKLFKPEREGVLLSKKQTELSEYSIAKEAPENNIAHATNVDFISQYPFDESSTNVRDNLGTGSGLIRKSFGSSSTAVRQVPEGQSKRSRTAPEQDSKECRTRLEAESNKSRTEVEQKELKLETSDFFLTNLTPTSKFLRLGFDLASGFHRLQCMKSRRIVEQKSSGSRKRGQDREKKVSSNLLDVANSKLRHCLGGTRYIPAFNSLRNLFYLRPSLHRMCTVPLPSLHQEKDGATTVQVWCSYRESCYKGKRRLKESPNKIRSNCFAFLMIFMKNVLAKIVLDVRSVYGLFTNALPKRYQKGTGNVLESYQRATEVNSLAVLGLACARQIWKFSFPCVGQASVMRMLSTGNAWIVRKTVPIYALLTHYQRFIYASSILDPYMESVLSQIRGFKRSNFFCQASKWLGINNLSNRLKCFSNQVQGGIRDVVNESFVKLSLKSTFPAVMILLLMLAFGTVSAQGQNKQNYVLQGTVISAVDKKPLQGVSVRVEAEDIKVSSKKDGSFSTPVAHRKGKVKLTYVGYKTVELEYTSGVVLSVQLSVFDNQLDEVEVVSTGFQKIPKERATGSFEFVDNKLFNRKVSTDFVSRLEDVVPSISTNKTYTPSRGKLLGINIRGTSTMDWNVWPLVVIDGVPYQNNFDHLNGSFNNINPNDIENITVLKDAAASSIWGAQSGNGVIVITTKRGKYNQPFQLSVNSNVTIAQKPDLYYYPQMNTSDYIDLEKELFDKGYWNSRMNRYSQYLSPVIQLLKKNKEGDLNQMDLNKELDALRGIDMRDDFQKYIYRESVNQQYNVQLRGGSEKMNTSFSVGYDKNLATLVTSSYNRLTVKNNTQVRPIKNLSFDLGITYTESKRKDAQTNMVGYNVMGRGKGNYPYLKLADENGVPLVADAIGFNPIFRDTVAGGRLLDWKYRPLKEINDTHILTNIREIFLNLKGTYQITPDLNASILYAYQRASQPTENWQGLGAVQLRQTINYRASWDKDKVIWNLPVGDYLNTLHRNNETHQLRYQMDFTKAWSELHHVSAIAGAEVRQVSSDMMSSVFWGYDPNLLMHQPVQTGKQVPAINGIAGGTFLDDYSQLAAYTNRYTSYFANASYTYNSRYIVSGSVRKDASNLFGVKSNDRGQPFWSLGGAWVLSKESFINDQIFPLLKLRATYGYNGNVNNSTAAYPIISIQTSPDYITGQPYASMQSPPNPSLRWERVGMLNLGLDFSFKDRITGSVEYYIKRPKDLIAGAKIDPTTGYSSLNVNSANLDGRGVDISLNSVNVKRANFNWTSNLVFAFNRTKVVKSYLSSNRGKDYIAGPYNMLMTPIEGMQLYSLLTYKWAGLDPENGMPRGYVNGEVSDDYGTIVNRGTIADLENHGSLQPVYFGSFRNNFSYKNFELSFNISYQLGHKFLRNSFNNRYFIDNGIGHTDYSLRWQKPGDEKITNVPAFTYPNNLYASDLYYISSPLVESASQVKLRDIQLNYAFNSLKRVGLKNARLYAYIQNPGTLWRANKLGLDPEYGDAIPDLMSVSLGINFNL; from the coding sequence ATGAACATAATCATACAATATATAGTCAAGTTCTGGGATTATCTCCGGAAACTATTTAAGCCTGAAAGGGAAGGTGTGCTATTAAGCAAAAAGCAGACGGAATTATCTGAATATTCTATTGCTAAAGAAGCGCCAGAAAATAATATTGCGCATGCAACTAATGTTGATTTTATCAGCCAATATCCCTTCGATGAAAGTTCGACAAACGTTCGAGATAACCTTGGGACTGGTTCGGGACTGATTCGGAAATCATTCGGCAGTTCTTCGACTGCTGTTCGGCAAGTTCCCGAAGGCCAGTCGAAGCGCAGTCGAACAGCACCCGAACAAGACTCGAAGGAGTGTCGAACACGTCTCGAAGCGGAGTCGAACAAAAGTCGAACAGAAGTCGAACAAAAGGAACTCAAGCTAGAAACTTCTGATTTTTTCCTAACCAACTTAACACCAACTTCTAAATTTCTGCGACTGGGCTTCGACTTGGCATCGGGATTTCATCGGCTACAGTGCATGAAAAGTCGAAGGATAGTCGAGCAAAAGTCAAGTGGAAGCAGAAAAAGGGGGCAAGACAGGGAAAAGAAAGTTAGTAGCAATTTACTGGATGTGGCAAACAGTAAATTGAGGCATTGTCTGGGAGGTACCCGCTATATACCTGCTTTTAACTCGCTTCGGAACTTGTTTTACCTCCGGCCGTCGTTGCACCGTATGTGCACCGTACCTCTCCCGTCCCTGCACCAGGAAAAGGACGGTGCAACTACGGTGCAAGTGTGGTGCAGTTACAGGGAAAGCTGCTACAAGGGTAAAAGACGGTTAAAAGAAAGTCCGAACAAGATCCGAAGCAATTGCTTTGCTTTTTTAATGATTTTCATGAAGAATGTACTTGCTAAAATCGTTCTTGATGTACGGTCAGTGTACGGTTTATTCACGAATGCCCTACCGAAAAGGTACCAAAAAGGTACTGGGAATGTACTGGAGAGCTACCAAAGAGCTACTGAGGTTAATAGCTTAGCAGTGCTTGGACTGGCTTGTGCTAGGCAAATATGGAAGTTTAGTTTTCCATGTGTTGGCCAAGCGTCCGTAATGCGTATGCTAAGTACTGGTAATGCATGGATAGTGCGTAAAACGGTACCCATTTACGCACTACTGACGCACTATCAACGCTTTATCTATGCTTCATCCATACTTGATCCCTACATGGAAAGCGTATTATCTCAAATAAGAGGTTTTAAGCGATCCAATTTCTTTTGCCAAGCATCTAAGTGGTTAGGCATTAATAATCTATCTAATCGCTTAAAATGCTTTTCAAATCAAGTGCAAGGGGGTATAAGAGATGTTGTGAATGAGAGTTTTGTAAAGCTATCGCTAAAATCAACGTTTCCAGCGGTAATGATCTTACTGTTGATGCTGGCCTTCGGAACGGTAAGCGCACAAGGTCAGAATAAGCAAAATTATGTGTTGCAAGGAACGGTTATTTCTGCTGTAGATAAGAAGCCGTTGCAAGGAGTATCTGTGCGCGTAGAAGCCGAAGATATCAAGGTTTCTAGTAAAAAAGACGGTTCGTTCAGCACACCAGTAGCCCACCGAAAAGGTAAAGTCAAATTGACCTATGTCGGCTACAAGACAGTGGAGTTGGAATACACCTCCGGAGTGGTGTTGTCTGTGCAACTATCTGTGTTCGATAATCAACTTGATGAAGTGGAGGTGGTGTCGACCGGTTTTCAAAAAATCCCGAAAGAAAGAGCGACAGGGAGTTTTGAGTTTGTGGATAATAAGCTGTTTAACAGGAAGGTGTCGACAGACTTTGTGAGTAGGCTGGAGGATGTGGTGCCGAGTATATCTACGAATAAAACTTATACGCCTAGCCGAGGTAAATTATTGGGAATTAATATTAGAGGAACGAGTACAATGGACTGGAATGTATGGCCATTAGTTGTAATTGATGGAGTGCCCTATCAAAATAATTTTGATCATTTAAATGGTAGTTTTAATAATATCAACCCGAATGATATCGAGAATATCACCGTATTAAAGGATGCTGCAGCTTCATCAATTTGGGGAGCGCAATCTGGAAACGGTGTAATTGTGATCACGACCAAGCGAGGTAAATACAATCAACCCTTTCAACTTTCAGTGAATAGTAATGTGACCATTGCGCAGAAACCTGATCTCTATTACTATCCTCAGATGAATACATCAGATTATATCGATCTGGAAAAAGAACTGTTTGACAAAGGATATTGGAACAGTCGCATGAACCGATATAGTCAATACTTATCGCCAGTAATTCAGCTTTTAAAAAAAAATAAGGAAGGTGATTTGAATCAAATGGATTTGAACAAAGAGTTGGATGCTTTGCGGGGTATTGATATGCGAGATGATTTTCAGAAATACATCTACCGGGAGTCTGTCAATCAGCAATACAACGTGCAACTGCGGGGTGGTTCTGAAAAGATGAATACTTCTTTTTCTGTTGGATACGATAAGAATCTTGCGACTCTGGTGACTTCTTCCTATAACCGTTTAACAGTTAAAAACAACACACAAGTGCGACCGATAAAAAACCTGAGTTTTGATCTTGGAATCACGTACACAGAGTCGAAAAGAAAGGATGCACAGACGAATATGGTCGGATACAATGTGATGGGGAGGGGAAAAGGGAATTACCCATATTTAAAATTGGCCGATGAAAATGGGGTTCCCTTAGTTGCTGATGCAATTGGATTTAACCCAATATTCAGAGATACAGTAGCAGGTGGAAGATTGCTGGATTGGAAGTATAGACCATTAAAAGAGATTAATGATACCCATATACTGACCAATATCAGGGAAATATTTTTGAATTTAAAGGGGACGTATCAAATTACTCCAGATCTTAATGCATCTATCTTATATGCTTATCAAAGAGCTTCGCAACCAACTGAGAATTGGCAGGGGCTTGGTGCTGTACAATTAAGACAAACAATCAACTATCGAGCATCCTGGGATAAGGATAAAGTAATATGGAACCTTCCTGTTGGGGATTACTTGAATACACTGCACCGGAATAATGAAACGCATCAGTTACGTTATCAGATGGACTTTACAAAAGCATGGAGTGAACTTCATCATGTGTCTGCAATTGCCGGAGCAGAGGTTCGTCAAGTAAGTAGTGATATGATGTCCTCTGTCTTTTGGGGTTACGATCCCAATTTATTGATGCACCAACCTGTGCAAACGGGTAAGCAGGTTCCTGCAATAAATGGAATTGCCGGAGGTACTTTCTTGGATGACTATTCGCAATTGGCCGCTTATACAAATCGGTACACTTCTTATTTTGCAAATGCATCTTACACCTACAATAGCCGTTATATTGTCAGTGGTAGTGTCCGAAAAGATGCTTCAAATCTTTTTGGAGTAAAATCAAATGATCGAGGGCAACCTTTTTGGTCTCTTGGAGGTGCATGGGTGTTATCGAAAGAATCTTTTATCAATGACCAAATATTTCCACTACTGAAATTGCGCGCTACTTATGGGTATAACGGCAATGTGAATAACAGCACGGCTGCTTATCCGATTATCAGTATACAGACGAGTCCTGATTATATCACAGGTCAGCCATACGCGAGTATGCAGTCGCCACCTAATCCCTCTCTACGATGGGAGCGGGTGGGAATGCTCAATTTAGGTTTGGATTTTTCATTTAAAGATCGAATTACGGGATCTGTTGAATATTATATCAAACGTCCAAAAGATCTGATAGCAGGAGCAAAGATTGATCCGACGACGGGTTACAGTTCACTTAATGTGAATTCTGCAAATTTAGACGGTCGAGGTGTAGATATTTCATTGAATAGTGTGAATGTCAAGAGAGCTAATTTTAATTGGACTTCTAATTTAGTCTTCGCTTTTAATCGAACAAAAGTTGTTAAATCTTATCTCAGCAGTAATAGAGGAAAGGACTATATCGCAGGTCCCTATAATATGTTAATGACACCAATAGAAGGGATGCAACTTTATAGTTTGCTGACTTATAAATGGGCAGGACTAGATCCCGAGAACGGAATGCCTCGTGGTTATGTAAATGGTGAAGTTTCCGATGATTATGGAACTATTGTCAATCGGGGGACGATTGCAGATCTGGAAAATCATGGATCATTGCAACCGGTTTATTTTGGCTCGTTCCGGAATAATTTTTCGTATAAAAATTTCGAATTATCTTTTAATATTTCCTATCAATTAGGCCATAAATTTTTAAGGAATTCTTTTAATAACCGTTATTTTATCGACAACGGTATCGGGCATACCGATTATAGTTTACGCTGGCAGAAGCCTGGTGATGAGAAAATAACGAATGTTCCTGCATTTACTTATCCGAATAATTTATATGCCAGTGATCTTTATTATATATCCTCTCCACTGGTAGAGTCGGCCAGTCAGGTCAAATTACGGGATATCCAATTGAACTATGCATTTAATAGTTTAAAACGTGTAGGCTTAAAAAATGCCCGTTTGTATGCTTATATCCAAAATCCAGGCACGCTATGGCGAGCGAATAAATTGGGACTGGATCCTGAGTACGGTGATGCGATCCCTGATCTGATGTCAGTATCCTTGGGTATTAATTTTAACCTTTAA
- a CDS encoding RagB/SusD family nutrient uptake outer membrane protein produces MMKRIKQYMFMVIVGFFGISCSNFLDLKPDQKMAIPESLEHCELLLNDYTAMNTGYPTLGEIANDDYFLKTADWLSLSEFEEKQSYIWAVDMINLNNQWQNSYKVVYLSNQILDVVRKLDPNQDAQKHSNVLGAAHFFRAFAFHQVATTFTLPYRESTASQEMGIPLRLKPEMDYKSVRTSLKESYDQIISDYKVAIANLPISVALKGRPQKATAYAGLARVYLEIQDYAQAHLYADSCLQLQHELLNYKELDQSAGFPMARFNKEVLFPAIGLYTPILSQYVAHVDSNLYLEYDLHDYRKKLFFQPNDSDLGTYGFKGSYDNSDAQPFVGLTTSEVYLIRAESAVRTGKVNQALSDINMLLKNRIDANYFTAIVEKNPERLLRIILGERRKELIFRGQRWSDLKRLNQDDRFKKTLVRVIDGKEYRLEPNSLKYAHLIPELVISESGMPQNKR; encoded by the coding sequence ATGATGAAAAGAATAAAACAATATATGTTCATGGTCATAGTTGGTTTTTTCGGTATTTCCTGTTCTAACTTTCTGGACCTGAAACCGGATCAGAAAATGGCTATTCCAGAGTCTTTAGAACATTGCGAACTGTTATTGAATGATTATACCGCAATGAATACCGGTTATCCTACGTTAGGAGAAATTGCAAATGATGATTATTTCCTGAAGACAGCGGATTGGTTGTCATTATCGGAATTTGAAGAAAAGCAAAGCTATATCTGGGCTGTCGATATGATCAATTTAAACAACCAATGGCAAAATTCCTATAAGGTCGTGTATCTCAGTAATCAGATCTTGGATGTTGTCCGTAAGCTGGATCCAAATCAGGATGCTCAAAAGCACAGTAACGTATTAGGTGCAGCTCATTTTTTTAGAGCTTTTGCCTTTCATCAAGTGGCTACTACCTTTACGTTACCTTACCGGGAAAGTACCGCTTCTCAAGAAATGGGTATCCCACTGCGATTGAAACCTGAGATGGACTATAAATCCGTACGAACTAGCTTAAAAGAAAGTTATGATCAGATCATTTCAGACTACAAAGTAGCCATTGCAAATCTTCCTATCTCTGTTGCACTGAAGGGTAGGCCTCAGAAAGCAACTGCTTATGCTGGCTTGGCCCGTGTATATTTGGAAATACAGGATTATGCCCAAGCTCATTTATACGCAGATTCATGTTTGCAATTGCAGCATGAGCTGTTGAATTATAAAGAGCTTGATCAGTCAGCAGGTTTCCCTATGGCACGTTTTAATAAAGAAGTACTTTTTCCTGCAATTGGATTGTATACACCAATATTGTCTCAGTATGTTGCTCATGTGGATTCAAATCTATATCTGGAATATGACCTCCATGATTACAGGAAAAAACTGTTCTTTCAGCCTAATGATTCCGATCTGGGTACTTATGGCTTTAAGGGTTCTTATGATAATTCGGATGCGCAGCCTTTTGTGGGCTTGACCACCAGCGAGGTGTATTTAATTCGTGCGGAATCAGCCGTCCGTACGGGTAAAGTCAACCAAGCTTTGTCAGATATCAATATGCTTTTGAAAAATCGGATTGATGCCAATTATTTTACAGCAATTGTAGAAAAAAATCCTGAAAGATTGCTTCGCATAATTTTAGGAGAGCGTCGAAAAGAATTGATATTTCGCGGTCAGCGCTGGTCTGACCTGAAGCGTTTGAATCAGGATGATCGCTTTAAAAAGACATTGGTACGTGTTATCGATGGAAAGGAGTATCGTTTAGAACCCAATAGTTTAAAATATGCACACTTGATACCAGAATTAGTGATTTCAGAGTCTGGTATGCCTCAAAATAAAAGATAA